The sequence CTGAAGTTACCTCATCCCCATTATGGACATAATTAAAGGTGCCATCTTGGTTCAATGCAAATGATGAAGCATGAGATGGGTTATCCACCAAGTAATAGATCCTAGGGTCTCCATCTACCTCAATATCATTAGAAGAAACATCGTCATCTAAAGTGTCATTTTCATTGATATTATACGTTTCTGCAACCGCTGTTGGCAAATCATCATCTGGAATAATGGATAGTGTGATGTTTGCAGTAACCTTTGTACCGGCGTCATCCAACTCATAGGTTACGATATCACTCCCATTCTCATTTTCGTTGGGCGTATAAATAACCTGATTACTTCCATTTACAACTGCGTTTCCTTTGGTCCCTTGTACAGTGATAGTCACTGTAGGAGTGTTATTGGTATCATAGACATCATTATATAGTACATCTATGGGGTTCGAGACCGAATCTTCATCCAAAATGGCCAAATCATCATCTGCTCCCACTACCAACGCAATATTAAATGGTCCAAAAGAAGCTGTTCCAGTATTGCTTGCGTTATCCCTGGCTTCCGCATGTATGTACCATCCTGTTCCACCACTTGAAAAAGAGACTGATTTAGATTGACTATTACTCCATGATGACCAACTGGATGCATCTGAAGCAGGTGGTGTTGCATTCTGAAGCAGCACATATCGTTGCACATCAAAACCACTACCCAGATTTTCATCTTGGAAAGTAAGCAGAATTGGGTCTCCAGTATTTAGAGATCCATTCTCAGGAGTTGCACTCAAGGTTGGGTTTGTAGTATCGTGAGTTACGGTCAGTGTCCTATAAAAGGGTTCTGACCAAACACCTGTATTGGTTTGTACTCTTAGGCTAATTATATATTCAGCCGATAGATTGTTATACGTTGAGAAATCCGTCATTTCCAAGGTAGAGTTGTGGATTTCCGTATCCGTTGGATTTCCTTCAGAATCATAGACCCTTTGAGTCACAATCCATTCTTCCGTTGACAAGGTTCTACCGTATGGATCTATGGAATTGTTCTCAATAGTTATGGTCATGTTCCCAGTATAGGTAAACAACTCATCTGGTTGTATATTGAACTGCGCAACCGGTAAGTCTTCACTTGTTGATGAACCACTACTATCTACCAAAATGTAAACACTTGTTGGGCTACTCCATACGCCTTGATAATCTTGCACGGTAAGCATAACAAGGTATTCCCCATCAGCCACCGAGTTTTTATCAAAAATCCCATTGGTCCAATTGTTGGATGAAGCGGCATCCACAGACTTCCATTTCCATTCTGTTTGTGCAATACCATTATTGGCCCCGCCATCTAAATCATAAGATGTGTCATTAAAAACTCCCGTTGCTGAGCTATAGGTAAAACTCGCTACTGGTTTTCGATGAAAAAATAAGGTTGTGGGTGAGGTCGGTAAATCTTCAAAAGTAAAAGAATACCTTCCGGGTTTTTCATAATACTCTGGTACATCTTCTAAATATAGGTCGTTCCAAGAAACTCTTCCTTCATTATTGGGAAAGAATGTTTCATCATGAGTTATCTTCCATCGTCCACTGGGGAAACTTGCATTGGCGGTGTTAGTTTTCATCTCAGTAGGGTCAACAGCAATTTCAACTGAAGTACCCGCAATAAAATAGTCTCCATTGGAAACGGTTTCAAACACATATTGATCATAAATGTATTGGGCCATGTCATCCATCCATGTAGACCAACTCCCCAAATCCCTGTTTATAAAGGTTCCCTGGTCATTGTTTTGTTGTACAAAGCGTTCAAATTGTGTTCTATTATCATCAAGCCCCCATCCAATGTAATGGATATCTTCATTGATAGTGCGCATTAAAATCTCAGCTAGGTCATCATCGTTATTGAAATCCTCGACTTCCTGATCATCTAAGTTCACATTAAAACGCATGGCGCTGTTCCGCCACTGGGGTTCTCTTAGTACATCTTTAAACTTTTTCAGACTAAGACTTGTGACTTCAATATTTCTAAAAGTGGCATTGGGTTGACTATTAGAAAAGAAACCATAACTACCACCAATATCTTCTGCTGCTGTATAATCAATAAGCAAAACATCATCTATCCAAATTTTTGCATTTTTACCTTTTACTTCCAGCTTTACTTCATACCAAGTGTCAAGTGAGAAAATGGTATTGGGTATGCCTTGTACACCTTGTACATAATGACGGGGATTTGAGGATCCGTCATCTCTAGTAATTTTGTACAGTCCGGAAGCAAAACCATCACCAGGTATAAATTCATTACTTTGAAATGATCGGACGAGTCCGGAAAGGTTAAAAAGATAAGAGCCTACGGAACCATTTTGCATTCCGAAAGTGATTCCCAAATCGTCATCATCATATACAAAACTTGCCATTTCTACGGTAAGTGTGTAGTTCGAAGAATCAAAATTTGGATCGTAAAACCCAGCCATTCTATCGTTATTGACCCTACGAATTAGTTTTTCGGCATCCACGAACTCCCAGGTTTGCGGATTGTAGCCCCATCGGGTCCAATTATTAAATATTGCTGCTGCATCTTCAGAATTGGAGGATACCGTAGTGCGCTCAAACCCTTGTACATAGAGTTTTTCTGCCGGGATTCCTTTGCTTTCCAAGGCCGCGCCAAGATCATCCTCAAAAGTATCAATGCTTTGACCTGTTATTCCCACAGTTAAAACCACATCAATATTCGGCCCCTGTTGAACTTCCATGTTTACTGTTTGGGCCGTCAAAGACTGATATGACAAACCCAAAAACACTACTAAGAATCTTAATAATTGGTAATTTTTGCTATTCATAGTTGGTATTATTTAAATAAAGAAGTTGTGATAGTTGCAGAAGAAGTGGAGAAATCAAAAGTAAATTCCTCATCAACTGTTTCACAACTAAAACAGGAAGCAACATTAAAGTTCGTTTTGGAGGCAATCATTTCTAAAAGCTCTATGCCTTGTGAATCTTTAGCCAAATCGCATGAATAAACCAATAGGTTTACATTCTGATAGTTTATAAACGCATTGCCGTTTAAATTTTCAGTAATTACAGTTGAGCTATAATTTTGATTGCCTACCGTAATTGATTTGCTATCCGTATTGCAAAAAAGATGGATATTTTCAGCTTGTTGGTTTAAGCTAAGCGCACTTACCAGAATTTCTTGAATAGTGGTATTCGAGGTCGTTTCAATATACTTCATATCGATTGGAAGTGAAGCTATCAATCCCTGAACATTGGGATAGTTTTTGTCCACAATTACCACATCAGCACTTTGAGCATGTATGGTAATTGTTGTTAAAGCAATACAAAAGAACAGGTAGTTCTTTAGGGCTTTGTTCTTGGTTAAGGAGGTTTTTTTCATAATAATTTGTAAATATTTTCTTACATATCATCAGAAAAACGGAAGAGCCTTGGTGTTATTTCACGAAATCGTCAAGGAAATTGACAAATATCAATTTTATGTTATTTTTTTAAGA is a genomic window of Flagellimonas sp. CMM7 containing:
- a CDS encoding gliding motility-associated C-terminal domain-containing protein encodes the protein MEVQQGPNIDVVLTVGITGQSIDTFEDDLGAALESKGIPAEKLYVQGFERTTVSSNSEDAAAIFNNWTRWGYNPQTWEFVDAEKLIRRVNNDRMAGFYDPNFDSSNYTLTVEMASFVYDDDDLGITFGMQNGSVGSYLFNLSGLVRSFQSNEFIPGDGFASGLYKITRDDGSSNPRHYVQGVQGIPNTIFSLDTWYEVKLEVKGKNAKIWIDDVLLIDYTAAEDIGGSYGFFSNSQPNATFRNIEVTSLSLKKFKDVLREPQWRNSAMRFNVNLDDQEVEDFNNDDDLAEILMRTINEDIHYIGWGLDDNRTQFERFVQQNNDQGTFINRDLGSWSTWMDDMAQYIYDQYVFETVSNGDYFIAGTSVEIAVDPTEMKTNTANASFPSGRWKITHDETFFPNNEGRVSWNDLYLEDVPEYYEKPGRYSFTFEDLPTSPTTLFFHRKPVASFTYSSATGVFNDTSYDLDGGANNGIAQTEWKWKSVDAASSNNWTNGIFDKNSVADGEYLVMLTVQDYQGVWSSPTSVYILVDSSGSSTSEDLPVAQFNIQPDELFTYTGNMTITIENNSIDPYGRTLSTEEWIVTQRVYDSEGNPTDTEIHNSTLEMTDFSTYNNLSAEYIISLRVQTNTGVWSEPFYRTLTVTHDTTNPTLSATPENGSLNTGDPILLTFQDENLGSGFDVQRYVLLQNATPPASDASSWSSWSNSQSKSVSFSSGGTGWYIHAEARDNASNTGTASFGPFNIALVVGADDDLAILDEDSVSNPIDVLYNDVYDTNNTPTVTITVQGTKGNAVVNGSNQVIYTPNENENGSDIVTYELDDAGTKVTANITLSIIPDDDLPTAVAETYNINENDTLDDDVSSNDIEVDGDPRIYYLVDNPSHASSFALNQDGTFNYVHNGDEVTSDSFTYRFEDANTLTETVTATLNVTLVNDLPEGANLSIEIIEDVAFSFEASYFAFNDDDIGDSFNGIQVVNVPSSGQLMYNGNPVQDNDMIDDVTQLVFTTGPGEFGTDYATINYKVKDLSDAVSTANYDFVLTALEDLDGDGDPDIYDDDDDGDGTLDTDDDFPRDATEDTDTDGDGTGDNADTDDDNDGTPDTDDDFPLDATEDTDTDGDGTGDNADTDDDNDGTPDTDDDFPLDATEDTDTDGDGTGDNADADDDNDGTLDTNDDFPLDATEDTDTDGDGTGDNADTDDDNDGTPDTDDDFPLDATEDTDTDGDGTGDNADTDDDNDGTPDTDDDFPLDATEDTDTDGDGTGDNADTDDDNDGTPDTDDDFPLDATEDTDTDGDGTGDNADTDDDNDGTLDTDDDFPLDATEDTDTDGDGTGDNADTDDDNDGTPDTDDDFPLDATEDTDTDGDGTGDNADMDDDNDGTPDTDDDFPLDATEDTDTDGDGTGDNADLDADGDGTPDTVDAFPLDPTEDTDTDGDGTGDNTDSDIDGDGTPNIEDAFPFDSSEDMDTDGDGTGDNADLDADGDGTPDTDDDFPLDATEDTDTDGDGTGDNTDSDIDGDGTPNIEDAFPFDSGEDMDTDGDGTGDNADLDADGDGTPDTVDAFPLDPTEDTDTDGDGTGNNSDSDIDGDGTPNTEDAFPLDPSEDADADGDGTGDNADTDDDNDGLMDDDDDFPTDSEPLITPAQAFTPNGDGMNDGWVIPGITNYPNNVVRVYNRWGHEVFATKGYENNWGGFYKNNSEKLPPGSYMYVIDLGNGTKPIQGWIYINY
- a CDS encoding DUF4347 domain-containing protein; this translates as MKKTSLTKNKALKNYLFFCIALTTITIHAQSADVVIVDKNYPNVQGLIASLPIDMKYIETTSNTTIQEILVSALSLNQQAENIHLFCNTDSKSITVGNQNYSSTVITENLNGNAFINYQNVNLLVYSCDLAKDSQGIELLEMIASKTNFNVASCFSCETVDEEFTFDFSTSSATITTSLFK